A segment of the Rhizobium sp. ZPR4 genome:
CCAAGATCGCATCGCTATCGCTGCCCTCGGTGCTGATGGCCAAGGAAGCGGTCAACCGCGCTTTCGAAACCACGCTCGAGGAAGGATTGCGCTTCGAGCGCCGTCTGTTCCATAGCCTGTTTGCCACGGAGGATCAGAAGGAGGGCATGGCCGCCTTCGTCGAGAAGCGCAAGCCGTCCTTCAAAAACCGCTAAGAGCCTGGATTCAGGAATTACGCGGGTTTGGCGAGAATCCGCGTTGACGCCGCGGCTCATTCCGGTTATATGCCCGCCACAGTTTGGAAAGCCGCTCTGGTTTTCCGCAATTGCTCCCGCATTGCTGGATGAAGTGGCCGCAGGGCCCGCGCTGCAACGATGGAGTTTTGTTCGAATTCTAAGAGAGGCATACATGGCCAATACTACCTCGGCGAAAAAAGCGACCCGCAAGATCGCCCGCCGCACCGATGTCAACAAGGCTCGTCGCTCGCGCGTTCGCACGTTCGTTCGCCAGGTCGAAGAAGCCATCGCATCGGGTGATGCAGATCGCGCAAAGGCAGCTTTCGTTGCTGCCCAGCCGGAACTGGCTCGCGCAGCCACCAAGGGCGTGCTTCACGCCAACACCGCTTCCCGCAAGGTTTCGCGTCTTGCCAAGCGTGTGAAGGCTCTTTCTGCCCCGACTGCATAATCTTTCGTTAACGATTTAATCGTTAGAGTTAAGCCCGGCCCTCGTGCCGGGCTTTTTGGATTCGGCCAAAAAATTGCCGCATTGCCAAAAATGGCCGGTCGATCATGTCATTGACGTGACAGAAATATACCTTTGGAAACAAGGGCTTGCGGCAGGATATCCCAGCGCTGGGTGATCTGCATGACGCATTGCCGGCTCACAACTGAGTCAAGGGATTTTTTATTTTTTTTCTTTTGAAAGCTGTGAGAATCGCGTTCGACAGGAATCTCTTTGATTCAACAGCGATTCTTTTTTGAAGGGCTTGTGACAGTCAAAAATGGCCTCCCGAGTCAATGGCTGCCTCTTAATTTTGTGTAAAATTCATCGTTGATATCTGCCTTCGATCCTGCCTAAATGGATTTCAACAAGGGGCGCGGATCTCACCTGAAACAGCTTCGGCAAACACCGTCACTAAAGACGGTGTGGGTGGTTTTGTCTCTTGTAACGGAGCAGTTCAGTTTCGTTTTTTCAAACAGTTGACGAGTAAAAACCGGAAGCGGCAGCGCTTGCGGAACGAGGAAGCTTGTCTATCCTTTGCAGCCCAATTTATTGGCGCGGCTGCGGGGAGGGGAGAAAAATTGACAGCTGTTGGAGTGTTCAGTCGGAATACGAGGGCCGATTGATACTCCGGTTACAGACGTTGAGACGAAGACAGCTTTAAAGAGCGGTTTTCGCCACAGTGTTTCTGTAAAGCCCGCTGGC
Coding sequences within it:
- the rpsT gene encoding 30S ribosomal protein S20, which produces MANTTSAKKATRKIARRTDVNKARRSRVRTFVRQVEEAIASGDADRAKAAFVAAQPELARAATKGVLHANTASRKVSRLAKRVKALSAPTA